In Flavobacterium okayamense, a single window of DNA contains:
- a CDS encoding aldose 1-epimerase family protein codes for MIYTISNNNTSAEINTKGAELIRLTKGNQNYIWDIDEQFWNKTSPILFPIVGRLKNDEYRIEKESYNLPRHGFARDFEFEVVEKSDSKIVLELVSNHTTLINYPFEFRLRLSYELIENNIVLTYETKNFSNNKMPYSIGAHPAFKIENIEEYSLSFPNDNELTFYSLENELYNTKTNKISLENNKLALHYNHFRTDALVLKKFNSNEFSLLKAEKPYITFRLTNFPHLGIWTKNNAPFICIEPWNGFADYNDSNGNIFDKRGITILEPEELATNKIEITMH; via the coding sequence ATGATTTATACAATTTCAAATAATAACACTTCAGCAGAAATTAACACAAAAGGTGCCGAATTAATTCGATTAACAAAAGGAAATCAAAATTACATCTGGGATATTGATGAACAATTTTGGAATAAAACTTCACCAATTTTATTTCCAATTGTAGGTAGGCTAAAAAACGATGAATATCGTATTGAGAAAGAATCGTATAATTTGCCGCGACATGGTTTTGCTCGTGATTTCGAATTTGAAGTTGTCGAAAAAAGTGATTCTAAAATTGTTCTCGAATTAGTATCAAATCATACTACTTTAATCAATTATCCTTTTGAATTTCGTTTGAGATTAAGTTATGAATTAATAGAAAATAATATTGTTTTGACTTATGAAACAAAAAATTTTTCGAACAATAAAATGCCATATTCTATCGGAGCACATCCAGCGTTCAAAATTGAAAACATTGAAGAATATAGTTTAAGTTTTCCTAATGATAACGAGCTAACATTTTATTCATTAGAAAATGAATTATACAATACTAAAACAAATAAAATTAGTCTAGAAAATAATAAACTAGCCTTACATTACAACCATTTTAGAACTGATGCATTAGTCTTAAAAAAATTTAATTCGAATGAATTTAGCCTTTTAAAAGCAGAAAAACCATACATAACATTTAGATTGACGAATTTTCCTCATTTAGGAATATGGACTAAAAATAATGCCCCTTTTATTTGTATTGAACCTTGGAATGGCTTCGCAGATTATAATGATTCAAATGGTAATATTTTTGATAAAAGAGGAATTACAATTCTTGAACCTGAAGAATTAGCCACAAACAAAATTGAAATTACCATGCATTAA
- the ytxJ gene encoding bacillithiol system redox-active protein YtxJ — MSFFDKIFGSENSEVNSKVNWIPLTEFSQLDEIVENSNDKTIGIFKHSTRCSISRFTLKQFESEYNIENKVDLYFLDLLNHRDVSNEIANRFQVIHQSPQLIVIKNGVAVYDASHSDIEAEALEKYV, encoded by the coding sequence ATGAGTTTTTTTGATAAAATATTTGGTAGCGAGAACAGCGAAGTAAATTCAAAAGTGAATTGGATTCCTTTAACAGAATTTTCTCAATTAGATGAAATTGTAGAAAATTCGAATGATAAAACTATTGGAATTTTCAAACATAGTACACGTTGTAGTATAAGTAGGTTTACTTTAAAACAATTTGAGAGCGAATATAATATAGAAAATAAAGTAGACTTGTATTTTCTCGATTTATTAAATCATCGTGATGTTTCAAATGAAATTGCAAATCGTTTTCAAGTAATTCATCAATCTCCACAATTAATTGTAATTAAAAATGGAGTAGCAGTTTATGATGCTTCGCACAGTGATATTGAAGCAGAAGCTTTAGAAAAATATGTATAA
- a CDS encoding GNAT family N-acetyltransferase codes for MLELNFKPFPNLQSERLTFRKLKDSDAPEILKLRGDKETMKFIPRPFATSLEDALNHIKIINEKIKENADINWAVTEKGNNKCIGIMGFYRTQPENYRTELGYMILPEYWGKGYVTEAVKTLLNYAFNTLNFHSIEAVIDSRHIASEKVLIKNGFRKEAHFKEDFFYNNEFSDTVKYGILKREFNR; via the coding sequence ATGCTAGAATTAAACTTTAAACCTTTTCCTAATTTACAATCTGAAAGATTAACTTTTAGAAAATTGAAAGATAGTGATGCTCCTGAAATTTTAAAATTACGCGGAGACAAGGAAACTATGAAATTTATACCTCGTCCGTTTGCAACTTCTCTTGAAGATGCACTTAACCACATCAAAATAATCAATGAAAAAATCAAGGAGAATGCTGATATTAATTGGGCAGTTACTGAAAAAGGGAATAATAAATGTATTGGGATAATGGGTTTTTATAGAACACAACCTGAAAACTATCGTACAGAGCTTGGTTATATGATATTACCCGAATATTGGGGAAAAGGTTATGTAACTGAAGCTGTTAAAACATTACTTAATTATGCTTTTAATACTTTAAATTTTCACTCTATAGAAGCAGTTATAGACTCAAGACATATTGCTTCAGAAAAAGTTTTAATTAAAAATGGTTTTCGAAAAGAAGCACATTTTAAAGAAGATTTTTTCTATAACAATGAATTTAGTGACACCGTAAAATATGGTATTTTAAAACGTGAATTTAATCGATAA
- the fahA gene encoding fumarylacetoacetase: MPNIANDPNRKSWIYVKENCDFPIQNIPFGVFITKNNDITIGTRIGETAIDMGALQRLGYFDGIELTDDMFMQDTLNDFISDGKKTWRLVRNRLAELFDAENPKLRDNAEHKEIILFNVSEIEMLLPVQIGDYTDFYSSKEHATNVGKMFRDPENALLPNWLHIPVGYHGRSSTIVPSGVPVRRPNGQTLPAGETQPVFGPSKLVDFELETAFITTDANLMGEPIPVSEAEDYIFGMVLFNDWSARDIQKWEYVPLGPFLAKNFASSISPWIVTMDALEPFRVKGPEQSPTPLSYLQQEGAHAFDINLQVAIQPENKEETVVSNSNFKYMYWSMSQQLAHHTVNGCRVNSGDMMGSGTISGPTEDSFGSMLELTWGGKNPIQMKDGSERKFINDNDTVIIRGYCKNNDVRIGFGECSSKLLPAVEIK; encoded by the coding sequence ATGCCAAATATAGCAAACGACCCAAACAGAAAATCTTGGATTTATGTGAAAGAAAATTGCGATTTCCCAATCCAAAATATTCCATTTGGAGTGTTCATAACAAAAAACAACGATATCACAATTGGAACCCGAATTGGTGAAACTGCTATCGACATGGGAGCTTTACAGCGACTTGGTTATTTTGATGGGATTGAGCTAACAGACGACATGTTTATGCAAGATACCTTAAACGACTTTATTTCTGATGGAAAAAAAACATGGCGCTTGGTAAGAAATCGCCTTGCAGAACTTTTTGATGCTGAAAATCCAAAATTAAGAGATAACGCAGAACACAAAGAAATAATCTTATTCAATGTTTCTGAAATTGAGATGCTATTGCCTGTTCAAATTGGAGATTATACCGACTTCTATAGTAGTAAAGAACATGCGACAAACGTTGGTAAAATGTTTCGTGATCCAGAAAATGCTTTATTACCAAACTGGTTACACATTCCTGTAGGTTATCATGGTAGAAGTTCTACAATTGTTCCTAGTGGTGTTCCAGTGAGACGACCAAACGGACAAACGTTACCTGCTGGTGAAACTCAACCTGTTTTTGGGCCTTCAAAATTAGTAGATTTTGAATTAGAAACTGCTTTTATAACAACTGATGCTAATTTAATGGGAGAACCAATTCCTGTTTCAGAAGCCGAAGATTATATTTTTGGAATGGTGCTTTTCAATGATTGGAGTGCTCGAGATATTCAAAAATGGGAATATGTTCCTTTAGGGCCATTTCTTGCTAAAAATTTTGCGTCTTCAATTTCACCATGGATTGTAACCATGGATGCTTTAGAACCTTTCAGAGTTAAAGGCCCTGAACAATCTCCTACTCCTTTATCGTATTTACAGCAAGAAGGAGCACACGCTTTTGATATTAATTTACAAGTTGCAATTCAACCAGAAAATAAAGAAGAAACAGTAGTTTCAAATTCAAACTTTAAATATATGTATTGGTCAATGTCGCAACAATTAGCACATCACACAGTTAATGGTTGTCGTGTTAATTCTGGTGATATGATGGGAAGTGGTACAATTTCTGGACCTACAGAAGATAGTTTTGGTTCAATGCTTGAATTGACTTGGGGTGGAAAAAATCCAATTCAAATGAAAGACGGAAGTGAAAGAAAATTCATCAACGATAACGATACTGTTATTATTCGTGGTTATTGTAAAAATAATGATGTAAGAATTGGTTTTGGAGAATGTTCTTCGAAATTACTTCCTGCAGTTGAGATAAAATAA
- the clpB gene encoding ATP-dependent chaperone ClpB has protein sequence MNLKNLTIKSQEALQQAQQIAQGFGHQQLENEHIFKGILEVDENVTPFLLKKLNVNVDLFKQILDSTLQSFPKVSGGEIMLSRDAGSTLTEANIIAKKMNDEYVSIEHLILAIFKSKSKVAQILKDQGVTEKGLEAAIAELRKGERVTSASAEETYNALNKYAKNLCELARNGKLDPVIGRDEEIRRVLQILTRRTKNNPMLIGEPGVGKTAIAEGLAHRIVDGDVPENLKDKIIYSLDMGALIAGAKYKGEFEERLKSVVKEVTSGDGEIVLFIDEIHTLVGAGGGEGAMDAANILKPALARGELRAIGATTLDEYQKYFEKDKALERRFQKVMVDEPDTESAISILRGIKEKYETHHKVRIKDDAIIAAVELSQRYITNRFLPDKAIDLMDEAASKLRMEINSKPEELDVLDRKIMQLEIEIEAIKRENDDVKLKTLNLELANLKEERNEIFAKWKSEKDVVENIQNVKQEIEDFKLEAERAEREGDYGKVAELRYGKIKEAQEKLDAFQKELQENQQGQTLIKEEVTHDDIAEVVAKWTGIPVTKMLQSEREKLLKLEDELHKRVVGQEEAIEAISDAVRRSRAGLQDAKKPIGSFLFLGTTGVGKTELAKALAEYLFDDENAITRIDMSEYQERHSVSRLVGAPPGYVGYDEGGQLTEAVRRKPYSVVLLDEIEKAHPDTFNILLQVLDEGRLTDNKGRVADFKNTIIIMTSNMGSHIIQEKFENLKGSIESAAEAAKVEVLGLLKQTVRPEFINRIDEIVMFTPLTQANIKQIVGLQLKSVTKMLAHQHITMDATPEAIDYLAIKGYDPEFGARPVKRVIQREVLNELSKEILSGNIKTDSIILLDSFDGKLVFRNQE, from the coding sequence ATGAACTTAAAAAACTTAACTATTAAATCGCAAGAAGCCTTACAACAAGCACAACAAATTGCCCAAGGTTTCGGACATCAACAACTTGAAAATGAACATATTTTCAAAGGTATTTTAGAAGTTGATGAAAATGTAACGCCGTTTCTTTTGAAAAAACTAAACGTAAATGTTGACTTATTTAAACAAATTTTAGACAGCACTTTACAAAGTTTTCCAAAAGTTAGTGGTGGAGAGATTATGCTTTCTCGAGATGCTGGCTCTACTTTAACAGAAGCCAACATTATTGCAAAAAAAATGAACGACGAATATGTTTCTATCGAGCATTTAATTTTAGCCATTTTTAAATCTAAAAGTAAAGTAGCACAAATCTTAAAAGATCAAGGTGTAACCGAAAAAGGTTTAGAAGCTGCCATTGCTGAATTACGCAAAGGAGAACGAGTAACCTCAGCATCGGCCGAAGAAACGTATAATGCATTAAATAAATATGCTAAAAATCTATGCGAATTAGCTAGAAATGGAAAACTTGACCCAGTAATTGGTCGTGATGAAGAAATTCGTAGAGTTTTACAAATTTTAACACGTAGAACCAAAAACAACCCAATGTTAATTGGTGAACCTGGTGTTGGTAAAACGGCAATCGCAGAAGGTTTAGCGCATAGAATTGTAGATGGTGACGTTCCAGAAAACTTAAAAGATAAAATCATTTATTCACTCGATATGGGTGCACTTATTGCTGGTGCAAAATACAAAGGTGAATTTGAAGAACGATTAAAATCGGTTGTAAAAGAAGTCACTTCTGGTGATGGTGAAATTGTATTATTCATTGATGAAATTCACACACTAGTTGGTGCTGGTGGTGGCGAAGGCGCAATGGATGCGGCAAACATCTTAAAGCCAGCTTTAGCACGTGGAGAACTAAGAGCAATTGGTGCGACGACTTTAGATGAATACCAAAAGTATTTTGAAAAAGATAAAGCACTTGAAAGACGTTTTCAAAAAGTAATGGTTGATGAACCTGATACGGAAAGTGCGATTTCAATTTTACGTGGTATTAAAGAGAAATACGAAACACATCATAAAGTTCGCATTAAAGATGATGCAATTATAGCTGCGGTAGAATTGTCGCAACGTTATATTACGAATCGTTTTCTACCAGATAAAGCTATTGACTTAATGGACGAAGCCGCTTCTAAATTACGTATGGAAATCAATTCGAAACCAGAAGAATTAGATGTTTTGGATCGTAAAATTATGCAGTTAGAAATTGAAATTGAAGCGATTAAACGTGAGAACGATGATGTAAAATTGAAAACATTAAATCTTGAATTGGCGAATTTAAAAGAAGAACGTAACGAGATTTTTGCCAAATGGAAATCAGAGAAAGATGTAGTTGAAAATATTCAAAATGTAAAACAAGAAATTGAAGATTTCAAATTGGAAGCTGAACGTGCTGAACGTGAAGGTGATTATGGAAAAGTGGCCGAATTACGTTACGGAAAAATTAAAGAGGCTCAAGAAAAATTAGATGCTTTTCAAAAAGAATTACAAGAAAATCAACAAGGGCAAACTTTAATAAAAGAAGAAGTTACGCATGATGATATTGCTGAAGTTGTCGCAAAATGGACTGGAATTCCTGTAACGAAAATGCTTCAAAGCGAACGCGAAAAATTGTTGAAACTAGAAGACGAATTACACAAACGCGTTGTAGGCCAAGAAGAAGCTATTGAAGCCATAAGTGATGCCGTTCGAAGAAGTCGTGCTGGTTTACAAGATGCGAAAAAACCAATTGGTTCTTTCTTATTCTTAGGAACAACTGGTGTTGGTAAAACTGAATTAGCCAAAGCATTAGCTGAATATCTTTTCGATGATGAAAATGCTATTACGCGTATTGATATGAGCGAATATCAAGAGCGTCATAGTGTAAGCCGATTAGTTGGTGCACCTCCAGGATATGTTGGCTATGATGAAGGCGGACAATTAACAGAAGCGGTTCGTAGAAAACCCTACTCTGTTGTATTGTTAGATGAAATTGAAAAAGCTCATCCTGATACTTTTAATATTTTATTACAAGTTTTAGATGAAGGTCGCTTAACAGATAATAAAGGTCGTGTAGCTGATTTTAAAAACACTATTATAATTATGACGTCTAATATGGGGAGTCATATTATTCAAGAAAAATTTGAAAATCTAAAAGGTAGTATTGAAAGTGCTGCTGAAGCAGCAAAAGTGGAAGTTTTAGGTTTATTAAAACAAACGGTTCGCCCAGAGTTTATTAATCGTATTGATGAGATAGTAATGTTTACTCCATTAACGCAAGCTAATATTAAACAAATTGTTGGCTTACAATTAAAAAGTGTTACTAAAATGCTAGCACACCAACACATTACAATGGATGCAACTCCAGAAGCTATAGATTATTTAGCTATAAAAGGATACGATCCAGAGTTTGGAGCACGACCGGTAAAAAGAGTTATTCAAAGAGAAGTTTTAAACGAACTTTCTAAAGAAATTCTATCGGGGAATATTAAAACCGATAGCATAATATTATTAGATAGTTTCGATGGAAAATTAGTTTTTAGAAATCAAGAATAA